Proteins found in one Zea mays cultivar B73 chromosome 1, Zm-B73-REFERENCE-NAM-5.0, whole genome shotgun sequence genomic segment:
- the LOC103643661 gene encoding ent-cassadiene C2-hydroxylase-like precursor: protein MGIEILCLIFIFLLLIRVLTRSYAASPSPPTMSAEAALRLPPGPWQLPLIGSLHHLLLSRFSDLPHRALREMSGTYGPLMLLRLGSVPTLVASSAEAAREVMRSHDVAFCSRYLSASLDIISCGGRGVLFSPYNDRWRELRKVCMLELFNPRRVLSFRSVREEEVARLLRSISDQCGGGGRHAAAVVNLSEAICRMVNDVVVRTAIGDRCKHRDEFLRELDEAVRLTGGFSLADLYPSSRLVRWFSASARDMGRCQKNVYGIIGSIIRERDGARVPGRREDDLLGVLLRLQREGGLQFALTDEIVIAVIFDIFAAGSETSSTVLAWAMSELVMNPRVLHKAQSEVRETFKGQERLTEDDMPRLSYLHLVIKEALRLHAPVPLLLPRECREPCRVMGYDVPEGTRVFVNVWAIGRDDGFWGDGEVFRPERFDGGGGGVDFRGNDFEFTPFGAGRRICPGIALGLANMELALASLLYHFDWEQPADGPGTGSSGSLDMAEAFGITLRRKSKLLLKATPRVETK, encoded by the exons ATGGGTATCGAAATATTGTGCCTAATCTTCATCTTCCTCCTCCTCATCCGCGTGCTCACCAGGAGCTACGCCGCCTCCCCATCGCCGCCCACCATGTCCGCGGAGGCGGCACTCCGGCTGCCACCGGGGCCATGGCAGCTGCCGCTGATCGGCAGCCTGCACCACCTCCTGCTGTCACGGTTCAGCGACCTGCCCCACCGGGCGCTGCGCGAGATGTCCGGAACATACGGTCCGCTCATGCTGCTCCGCCTCGGCTCCGTGCCCACGCTGgtggcctcctccgccgaggccgCGAGGGAGGTGATGCGGAGCCACGACGTGGCCTTCTGCAGCCGCTACCTGAGCGCCAGCCTGGACATCATCAGCTGTGGCGGGAGGGGCGTGCTCTTCTCCCCCTACAACGACCGCTGGCGCGAGCTCCGCAAGGTGTGCATGCTGGAGCTCTTCAACCCGCGGCGCGTGCTCTCGTTCCGGAGCGTCCGGGAGGAGGAGGTGGCGCGCCTCCTGCGCTCCATCTCGGACCAGTGTGGCGGTGGCGGCAGGCACGCCGCCGCCGTCGTCAACCTCAGCGAGGCCATCTGCCGCATGGTGAACGACGTCGTCGTGCGGACCGCCATCGGCGACCGGTGCAAGCACCGCGACGAGTTCCTGCGCGAGCTCGACGAGGCGGTGCGGCTCACCGGCGGGTTCAGCCTCGCTGACCTGTACCCGTCGTCGCGCCTCGTGCGCTGGTTCAGCGCTTCCGCCAGAGACATGGGAAGGTGCCAGAAGAACGTGTACGGCATCATCGGGAGCATCATCCGTGAGCGAGACGGCGCGCGCGTGCCTGGGCGGCGGGAGGACGACCTCCTCGGCGTCCTGCTGAGGCTGCAGAGGGAAGGTGGCCTGCAGTTCGCGCTCACCGACGAGATAGTCATCGCCGTCATCTTC GATATTTTCGCTGCCGGGAGTGAGACTTCATCGACGGTGCTAGCGTGGGCCATGTCAGAGCTCGTCATGAACCCACGGGTGCTGCACAAGGCGCAGTCAGAGGTGAGAGAGACGTTCAAGGGCCAGGAAAGGCTAACCGAAGACGACATGCCCAGGCTGAGCTACCTGCACCTGGTGATCAAGGAGGCGCTACGGCTGCACGCGCCGGTGCCACTGCTGCTGCCCCGGGAGTGCCGGGAGCCGTGCCGGGTCATGGGCTACGACGTGCCGGAGGGCACCAGGGTGTTCGTGAACGTCTGGGCCATCGGGAGGGACGACGGGTTCTGGGGCGACGGTGAGGTGTTCAGGCCAGAGAGgttcgacggcggcggcggcggcgtcgacTTCAGGGGCAACGACTTCGAGTTCACCCCGTTCGGGGCCGGCAGGAGGATCTGCCCTGGCATCGCGCTCGGGCTGGCCAACATGGAGCTCGCGCTCGCTAGCCTTCTCTACCATTTCGACTGGGAGCAGCCCGCGGACGGCCCTGGAACTGGAAGCAGCGGCAGCCTCGACATGGCAGAGGCCTTCGGTATAACGCTGAGGAGGAAGTCCAAGCTCTTGCTCAAGGCCACACCTCGTGTCGAAACCAAGTAG